The genomic DNA AGCGCATCGACCAGCAGAATCATCGTGCCCAGCACGTCCGCCGCGCCCGCAATCCCCAGCGACGTCGCCGCCCGGTTCTCGTCGGTATTCGCAATGGTCAGCGTTCGCGTCGGATCATTATTGGCAACCTGGATACCGGTTCCGGCCGGGTTGATTGAGGCCGTGATCGCCAGCCCGGAGTTGTTGATCGCGTCGAGAAAATCCTGCACCGTCACCAGCGCCGGATTGGACGTATCGATCACCACGTTCGCCTCGCCGTGCGCAATGCGCAACTGGCCGCGAGCGATTCCGAGATTGTTCTGCAGCTGCGACAACAGCGTCGTGGGCTGAATTTGCGGGGTCAGGCTGCTGCCAACGCGGTTGTAAGTGAACTGCCCGACAATACCGAGATCGGCCGCCGTCGTCTCCCCCGTCGCGCTCTCGCCCACGGTAAACGACGGTTCCGGATTGAGCGGATTTCCCGCCAGCATTGGATTGATCGAACCGTTCAATCCCAGATTGGCCGCGGTGCTTTCGTTTGCTGAGGTTTCTTCCACCAGCAGCCCCAGCGGAGTGCCGTTGCTGTCGGTAATATTGATGCCGGTGCTGGTGCCGTTGAGCGCCGCCGTCACGTTATTCACCCCGGCCGCCGCCAACTGCGTGTTGATCGCCGTGATGGCATCACCGACGGTAATTGCGCCGGTCAGATCGATCGTCACATTGATTGCGCTCGCGCCGTCACGGATCACGAAGCGCCCCGGTTGCATATCGACGCCGCCGCCCTGATTCAGGTTCGCCAACGGTGTCGTCAGCGCAATCTCCGGCCGGTCCACCGCCACGAAGCGGATATTATTCCCTTCCAGACCGAGTGATGCGGTCAGGTTGGTGATCCCGGCTGCGGTCAATTGCGTGTTGATCGCCGTCAGTACGTCGGCAACCGTCGTCGCGGCGCTGACGTCGATGGTCGCCGTGATGCCCAGATTATCGTCGCGAATCGTGAAGGTTCCCGGCGCCAGGTCGATGCCGGTCCCGCCGTTAAGCGTGGCCAACGGTGTCGCGCCGATGATCCCCGCATTCAGATTACTGGTGGCGCCGATCACTTGGAACGGCTTGGTCAGCAGGTTCGAGCCGACCGTATTGATTTGCACCTTGGCTTTGGAATCGATCGTGTACGAGATGTTCCCGTCGTCCCCCCGATAGACAACGCCGTTGGCCGCCGACTCAAACGGCTTCGTACGCGTGCGGTAGCCCCCGAACAGGTAGTTGTTCTGCAATTGCGAGTTACCCGCTGCCAGCGTCTGCTCGAGCAGCGACTGGATCTCATTCGCCGCCGCCTCTCGCGCCACGGCGTCATAGGTGTCGTTCGACATTTCTACGGCCAGCGCCTTGGCGTCCTGGATCGCCACGTTGACGTCGTTGAGCGCCAGATCGGTCGATGCCAGCCAGGTTTGTCCGATCGAGATATTGGCCTTGAATTGCGTGATCTCGCTCAGACGCTCGCGGTACGACAGATCCTTGATCGTGCCGATCGGATCGTCCGACACCTTATTGATGCGCCGATTCGTCGACATCTGGTTCTGCAGCTTGAAGAACCGATCAATATTGCGCGTCAGGTTGAAGACAACCTGATTCGCGATCATTTCGTGGGTTACCCGCATAGCTTAGTCTTCGTAAAAGACAAATCCTTCATCCATCGGATTCGGCTGGCGCTTGTCGTCGCCGCCCCGCGTCTGATCCTTGATCTTCGGATCGTCCGCGCCCGTCGTGCGCCGCGTCACCGCGGTATCTTTCCCGTCGCGCATTCCTGCTTCCCTACGGCTTTCCTTCTGGTCGTATATCGTCGTTCCGTTCCTTCTTGCTCTTGGAATCGCGATACTCCAGTTCCGACTTGGCGTCAAGGTCCGGCTTGATGTCGCCCTTGAACTTGTTCTTGAGCATCGTCACCACCGACATCAAGTCCTTCTTCCCCGCCTGCGCGGCTTTGCGATTCTCCTGCTGGATCTTGACGTACACCTCCTCGCGGTGCACGACTACCTTCAGGGGCGCGTCGATCCCGAGGCGCACCTGCCGTCCGTAAATCCCCAAAACGGTGACCTTTATGTTGTCACCGATGGTTATGGACTCTCCTAACTTCCGTGTTAGAATTAACAATCCACCCTCCGTGGTTTGTTATCTGGTCATACCCATGCCGTTGATGACAGTGTCGAGGGCGCCGTCGACGAACGTGATTACGCGCGCCGCCGCCTCGTAAGCCCGTTGAAAACGGATCATCTCGGTGACCTCCTCGTCGATCGAGACTCCCTGCACCGACTGCCGGGCATTGTCCAACTGCGTAACCAACAGGTCATAATTGTCCTTGAGCGTCTCCGCCTCCTGCGTCTTGATGCCCAGGGTTCCGACCATATTGGCATAGAATTCATTCACCGAAACCGAATTGGCGAGCAGCACCCGCGCGTTGCGCAATTCGGAAATCGCCTGCGCATTGCGCGTGTCCCCCGGCTCGCCCGAGAGCGAAGCCGCGATCAGATTCGGATCCAGCTCCAGCTCCGGATTGAGCGCGATCGTCTGCGCCGTCAGAAATGTCGGATCAAAGAAATCCACCCCCGTCGAACCGGTCGCGCCGATCCCGCCCCGGTGAATCGCATTGACCTGCTCGATAATCGTCCGCGCCAGCGTGTCCAGGTTCGCCTGCATCTCCGGGATCGTCTTGTCCCGCAGTTGCTGATTGGCATAGACCTCGCCGCCGGAAAAATCGATCTCGAAGTTGGTGCCTTCCCAGACCGCGATGGTCTTGGTCGCCCCGCCCTGCTCCAACGTCTTGGTTTCAATCTTCAGGTTGTCGCCGCCGTCGACCAGCGACATCGAACCGATCAGCACCGCCACCGACCCGTTGTCGCGGTCGATCGTGCGTACCTGCACGATGCTCGACAACTGGTCGATCAGCAGATCGCGCTGGTCGCGCAAGTCGTTGGCCATGCCGCCGCCGATTTCGGAGCCGGCAATCTGCCGGTTGATCGCCGCAATCTGCGTCGACAGTAGATTGATCTCCTGAATCCGGTTCTTGACGTCAGCATCTACGCTCGTGCGCAGATCGGACAACTGGTTGGCGTGCTCGTGAAGCGCATTGATCAACACCTTGGTCTTCTCGACCACCGAGCTGCGCGCCGTCGGGTTCGTCGCCAGGTTCTCCCAACTATTCCAGAAGTCCTGGATCAACTGGTTCAAGCCTTTGTCGCCCGGCTCGTTGAAAAACAGCTCGATTTGCGCCAGCGACTTGTGCGTCGTTTGCCAGCGCGAGAGATTGCCGTTGTCATTGCGGTATTGCGCGCCGAGGAACAGGTCGCGCACGTGCCGGACGCTCTGGGCAAT from Candidatus Zixiibacteriota bacterium includes the following:
- the flgL gene encoding flagellar hook-associated protein FlgL yields the protein MRVTHEMIANQVVFNLTRNIDRFFKLQNQMSTNRRINKVSDDPIGTIKDLSYRERLSEITQFKANISIGQTWLASTDLALNDVNVAIQDAKALAVEMSNDTYDAVAREAAANEIQSLLEQTLAAGNSQLQNNYLFGGYRTRTKPFESAANGVVYRGDDGNISYTIDSKAKVQINTVGSNLLTKPFQVIGATSNLNAGIIGATPLATLNGGTGIDLAPGTFTIRDDNLGITATIDVSAATTVADVLTAINTQLTAAGITNLTASLGLEGNNIRFVAVDRPEIALTTPLANLNQGGGVDMQPGRFVIRDGASAINVTIDLTGAITVGDAITAINTQLAAAGVNNVTAALNGTSTGINITDSNGTPLGLLVEETSANESTAANLGLNGSINPMLAGNPLNPEPSFTVGESATGETTAADLGIVGQFTYNRVGSSLTPQIQPTTLLSQLQNNLGIARGQLRIAHGEANVVIDTSNPALVTVQDFLDAINNSGLAITASINPAGTGIQVANNDPTRTLTIANTDENRAATSLGIAGAADVLGTMILLVDALRSDDRQTVSELVGTLDSALNVVLNERASAGAKVIRMETTLTRLEEYEVNYTKLLSEVEDADITKLITDLAMQENAYQAALSSAAKILQPSLLNFIE
- the csrA gene encoding carbon storage regulator CsrA produces the protein MLILTRKLGESITIGDNIKVTVLGIYGRQVRLGIDAPLKVVVHREEVYVKIQQENRKAAQAGKKDLMSVVTMLKNKFKGDIKPDLDAKSELEYRDSKSKKERNDDIRPEGKP
- the flgK gene encoding flagellar hook-associated protein FlgK, whose protein sequence is MSGLFFGLELGKRALMAQQTALNTSGHNVANAATPGYSRQRVSLTQTLPLDTPQGSIGSGVIAQSVRHVRDLFLGAQYRNDNGNLSRWQTTHKSLAQIELFFNEPGDKGLNQLIQDFWNSWENLATNPTARSSVVEKTKVLINALHEHANQLSDLRTSVDADVKNRIQEINLLSTQIAAINRQIAGSEIGGGMANDLRDQRDLLIDQLSSIVQVRTIDRDNGSVAVLIGSMSLVDGGDNLKIETKTLEQGGATKTIAVWEGTNFEIDFSGGEVYANQQLRDKTIPEMQANLDTLARTIIEQVNAIHRGGIGATGSTGVDFFDPTFLTAQTIALNPELELDPNLIAASLSGEPGDTRNAQAISELRNARVLLANSVSVNEFYANMVGTLGIKTQEAETLKDNYDLLVTQLDNARQSVQGVSIDEEVTEMIRFQRAYEAAARVITFVDGALDTVINGMGMTR